The proteins below come from a single Afipia felis ATCC 53690 genomic window:
- the selD gene encoding selenide, water dikinase SelD: MNAPIVRLTSLAHGGGCGCKLAPSVLQELLANQPAAAPFRQLLVGVETGDDAAVWKVDDSTCVVATTDFFMPVVDDPFDFGRIAATNAISDIYAMGAKPIMALAILGMPLNKVTIDDVRNIIAGGNSVCATAGIPVAGGHSIDATEPIYGLAVIGLCRPDQVRRNADAKPGDALILTKAIGVGIYSAAIKKGDLPGEGYGEMLASTTQLNRIGSELANDEAVHAITDVTGFGLLGHALELARGSKLTVALKATEVPLFTHAAQLAQQGYVTGASTRNWASYGDAIRLPEGLPDWQRNLLVDPQTSGGLLVSCAADHAQAALETIHRAGYSAARIIGYTAAGPAEVRVIA, from the coding sequence ATGAATGCTCCCATCGTGCGCCTGACGAGCCTTGCCCACGGTGGCGGATGCGGCTGCAAGCTTGCGCCTTCCGTCTTGCAGGAGTTGCTCGCCAACCAGCCCGCCGCCGCGCCATTCCGTCAACTGCTGGTCGGGGTCGAGACCGGTGACGACGCCGCGGTGTGGAAAGTCGATGACTCCACCTGCGTGGTGGCCACCACGGATTTCTTCATGCCGGTGGTGGACGATCCCTTCGATTTCGGCCGCATCGCCGCAACCAACGCGATCTCCGACATCTACGCCATGGGCGCGAAACCGATCATGGCGCTCGCGATCCTTGGCATGCCGCTCAACAAGGTCACAATCGATGACGTGCGCAACATCATCGCAGGTGGCAATAGCGTCTGTGCGACGGCCGGAATTCCGGTTGCCGGCGGTCACTCGATCGACGCGACGGAACCGATCTACGGTCTTGCCGTCATAGGCCTCTGCCGTCCCGATCAGGTGCGCCGCAATGCCGATGCGAAGCCCGGCGACGCGCTGATCCTGACCAAGGCCATCGGCGTCGGCATCTATTCCGCCGCCATCAAGAAGGGCGATCTGCCGGGCGAGGGTTACGGCGAAATGCTTGCCTCGACGACACAACTCAACCGTATTGGCAGTGAGCTTGCCAACGATGAAGCCGTTCACGCCATTACCGACGTTACTGGGTTCGGCCTGCTCGGCCATGCGCTGGAGCTCGCACGCGGCTCGAAGCTCACCGTCGCGCTGAAAGCCACCGAGGTGCCACTGTTCACGCACGCGGCCCAGCTCGCGCAGCAGGGCTACGTCACCGGTGCATCCACACGAAACTGGGCAAGCTATGGCGATGCCATTCGCCTGCCCGAGGGTTTGCCCGACTGGCAGCGCAACCTGTTGGTCGATCCGCAGACGTCGGGCGGGTTGTTAGTTTCCTGTGCCGCTGATCACGCCCAGGCCGCGCTCGAGACAATTCACCGCGCGGGCTACAGCGCCGCCCGGATCATCGGCTACACCGCAGCCGGGCCGGCCGAGGTGCGCGTCATAGCGTAG
- a CDS encoding M20 family metallopeptidase, whose amino-acid sequence MSYPDPVRLTQELVAIDTINPPGHELACIEMLAGILSDAGLKTEIHGFGESRANLVATLGEGPALCFTGHVDTVPLGNAPWRRDPFGGEIIDGRLYGRGSTDMKSGVAAFVSAACAAARKNRRSSGSITLIITAGEETGCDGAKVLVKAGALKKGDALVVAEPTSNMPMVGHKGALWLRAVTTGVTAHGSMPHLGVNAAYKAARVLHKLEAFEFNEAPHPHLGKPTLSVGAVRAGINVNSVPDRAEIDIDIRTIPSLAHVRVKEHLVVELGEDVTMSPLVDVPAVWTEPKNAWLADVFAAVHAVTGKEPLPIATVPYFTDASVLKPALGEPPTVVLGPGEPGMAHQTDEYCLVDSIRDAEKIYARLIEGWQG is encoded by the coding sequence ATGAGCTATCCTGATCCGGTACGTCTCACGCAGGAATTGGTCGCCATCGACACGATCAACCCGCCGGGGCATGAGCTCGCCTGCATCGAAATGCTGGCCGGCATTCTGTCGGATGCCGGTCTGAAGACTGAAATTCATGGCTTTGGTGAAAGTCGTGCCAATCTAGTTGCGACCCTGGGCGAGGGGCCGGCGCTTTGCTTTACCGGGCACGTGGACACCGTGCCGCTTGGAAATGCGCCATGGCGGCGCGATCCGTTCGGTGGCGAAATCATCGATGGCCGGCTCTATGGGCGTGGCTCGACCGATATGAAGAGTGGGGTTGCGGCTTTCGTGTCGGCGGCCTGCGCCGCCGCAAGAAAGAATCGTAGGTCGAGTGGATCGATCACATTGATTATCACCGCGGGGGAAGAAACCGGTTGCGATGGCGCCAAGGTGTTGGTGAAGGCGGGTGCTCTCAAGAAGGGTGATGCACTTGTCGTCGCGGAGCCGACGTCGAACATGCCAATGGTCGGCCACAAGGGTGCGCTGTGGTTGCGTGCCGTGACAACCGGTGTAACGGCGCATGGCTCGATGCCGCATCTCGGCGTCAACGCCGCGTATAAGGCAGCGCGCGTGCTTCATAAGCTCGAGGCTTTCGAATTCAATGAGGCACCGCATCCGCATCTCGGCAAGCCGACGCTAAGCGTTGGTGCGGTGCGCGCGGGCATTAATGTCAACTCGGTGCCCGACCGTGCGGAGATCGATATCGATATCCGCACCATTCCGTCGCTGGCGCATGTCCGGGTCAAAGAGCACCTTGTGGTTGAGTTGGGTGAAGATGTCACGATGAGCCCGCTCGTCGATGTGCCGGCGGTGTGGACTGAACCGAAGAACGCTTGGCTCGCGGATGTGTTTGCGGCTGTCCATGCGGTAACGGGCAAGGAGCCTTTGCCAATTGCGACGGTGCCATATTTCACCGATGCCTCTGTTCTGAAGCCCGCACTTGGCGAGCCACCGACGGTTGTGCTTGGACCGGGCGAGCCCGGCATGGCGCATCAGACCGACGAATATTGCCTTGTTGATTCTATCCGTGATGCCGAAAAGATTTATGCTCGCCTCATCGAAGGATGGCAGGGATAG
- a CDS encoding transglutaminase-like domain-containing protein, whose protein sequence is MQRREFLKSAAILSLAAALPRSAWAEEVVFAPKPGAWRAVDLVTKIIIEKPDGKMQAWIPLPSVTESEWVRNGETTWTGNTASATRARDPKYGAEILHVTWKENEAAPVLEVTSRVEMRDRAIDLSKPGKVTSLSEAERKLNLEGTALIPVDGIVKQTSDKIVAAANAKSDMEKARAIYDWVVENTVRVAATRGCGVGDVAAMLKTGNLGGKCADLNALYVGLTRAAGVPARDVYGIRAIPSQFGYKSLGAGSSNVTKAQHCRAEVFLEGFGWVPTDPADVRKVMLEEPPANLAINDPKVVAARKTLFGAWEGNWIPYNTAHDVALPGSTHPKLGFLMYPQAERASLLLDCHDPDNFKYALTAKEVKAS, encoded by the coding sequence ATGCAACGGCGAGAATTTCTAAAAAGCGCAGCGATCCTTTCGTTGGCGGCTGCATTGCCCCGCAGCGCCTGGGCGGAAGAAGTCGTATTCGCACCCAAGCCAGGCGCCTGGCGAGCAGTCGATCTCGTCACAAAAATCATCATCGAAAAACCTGACGGAAAGATGCAGGCATGGATTCCTTTGCCCTCCGTCACGGAATCCGAATGGGTCCGAAACGGCGAAACGACATGGACCGGCAACACCGCCTCCGCGACACGCGCGCGAGACCCGAAATACGGCGCCGAGATACTGCACGTGACCTGGAAAGAGAACGAGGCGGCTCCCGTTCTTGAAGTCACGAGTCGGGTCGAGATGCGCGACCGGGCGATCGATCTCAGCAAGCCCGGCAAGGTCACCTCGCTCAGCGAGGCCGAGCGCAAGCTCAATCTCGAGGGGACTGCCCTCATCCCGGTTGACGGCATCGTCAAGCAGACATCGGACAAAATCGTCGCGGCGGCCAACGCCAAATCCGATATGGAAAAGGCTCGCGCGATCTATGATTGGGTCGTCGAGAACACGGTTCGCGTCGCTGCAACACGCGGCTGCGGTGTTGGCGATGTCGCAGCCATGCTCAAAACCGGAAATCTCGGCGGCAAATGCGCCGATCTCAACGCGCTCTATGTTGGGCTCACCCGCGCCGCAGGCGTGCCCGCGCGCGACGTCTATGGCATCCGCGCCATTCCCTCACAATTCGGCTACAAGAGCCTCGGCGCCGGATCGAGCAACGTTACCAAGGCACAGCATTGCCGGGCCGAGGTTTTCCTGGAGGGCTTCGGCTGGGTACCGACTGATCCTGCCGACGTGCGCAAGGTGATGCTGGAGGAGCCCCCAGCAAACCTCGCAATCAACGACCCGAAAGTCGTCGCCGCGCGCAAGACACTGTTCGGTGCGTGGGAGGGCAACTGGATTCCCTACAACACCGCGCACGACGTCGCGCTGCCGGGTAGCACGCATCCGAAGCTCGGCTTCTTGATGTATCCGCAGGCAGAGCGCGCGTCGCTGCTTCTCGACTGCCACGACCCGGATAATTTCAAATACGCCCTCACCGCGAAGGAGGTGAAGGCGAGCTAA
- the selA gene encoding L-seryl-tRNA(Sec) selenium transferase, which translates to MDAGISPSIRIPSVDETLKTPQAHQAIERFGRKRTVDAIRHVTAVVRREIGADAVLMLAPEAIAADALAWLEADARPNARAVFNLTGTVLHTNLGRAILAEAAIEAATVAMREAMALEFDLAQGRRGERDALVRGLLCELTGAEDATVVNNNAAAVLLALNTLAKGKEAIVSRGELIEIGGAFRMPEIMARAGARLVEVGTTNRTHEKDYAAAINPKTGLILKVHTSNYRIEGFTKSVSGKAISALARASHVPLLNDLGSGTLVDLSCYGLMHEQTVAEAVAEGADLVTFSGDKLLGGPQAGFIVGRRDLIARLNRNPMKRALRIDKIRLAAIEATLRLYRDPDRLAARLPTLRMMARPLADIEAAAQRVLPAIAAAVGSRFDADVIACTSQIGSGSLPSEVIPSAGIALRVANTRGKGRALLELATALRTLDQPVIGRIENDAFILDLRCLEDEAAFVRNLATLRTGDRG; encoded by the coding sequence ATGGACGCAGGGATTTCCCCCTCCATCCGAATTCCGTCCGTCGATGAGACTTTGAAAACGCCGCAAGCTCATCAGGCGATCGAACGTTTCGGACGAAAGCGCACGGTGGACGCGATACGTCATGTGACCGCGGTCGTGCGCCGTGAAATCGGTGCGGACGCGGTGCTCATGCTGGCTCCCGAGGCCATCGCGGCCGATGCTCTTGCGTGGCTTGAGGCCGATGCCCGCCCGAATGCGCGGGCAGTGTTCAACCTCACCGGCACGGTCCTGCACACCAATTTGGGCCGCGCCATTCTCGCGGAAGCAGCGATCGAGGCTGCGACGGTCGCGATGCGCGAAGCGATGGCGCTGGAATTCGATCTGGCGCAGGGCAGGCGCGGCGAACGCGACGCTCTGGTTCGCGGTCTGCTGTGCGAGTTGACCGGCGCCGAGGATGCGACGGTGGTGAACAACAATGCCGCCGCCGTGCTGCTCGCGCTCAACACCTTGGCCAAGGGAAAAGAGGCTATCGTTTCGCGCGGCGAGTTGATCGAGATCGGCGGCGCCTTCCGCATGCCGGAGATCATGGCGCGCGCCGGTGCCAGGCTGGTCGAAGTCGGGACCACCAATCGCACGCATGAAAAGGACTATGCGGCGGCGATCAACCCGAAGACCGGGTTGATTCTCAAGGTCCATACATCAAACTACCGCATCGAGGGCTTCACCAAGTCGGTGTCTGGCAAGGCGATCTCTGCGCTGGCGCGCGCGAGTCACGTTCCGCTCCTGAACGATCTTGGCTCCGGCACGCTGGTTGATCTGTCGTGCTATGGGCTGATGCATGAGCAGACCGTGGCGGAGGCGGTGGCCGAGGGCGCGGACCTCGTGACGTTCTCCGGCGACAAGCTGCTCGGTGGCCCACAGGCCGGATTCATCGTCGGGCGTCGGGATTTGATCGCGCGACTGAACCGCAACCCGATGAAGCGTGCGCTGCGTATCGACAAGATCCGTCTTGCGGCGATCGAAGCGACGCTGCGGCTTTATCGCGATCCGGACCGGCTGGCTGCACGTCTGCCGACATTGCGCATGATGGCGCGGCCGCTTGCCGACATCGAGGCCGCGGCGCAGCGTGTGTTGCCTGCCATCGCGGCCGCCGTGGGTTCTCGCTTTGACGCTGACGTGATCGCCTGCACAAGCCAGATCGGTTCGGGCTCGTTGCCGAGCGAAGTGATTCCAAGTGCGGGCATCGCGTTGCGCGTGGCCAATACGCGCGGCAAGGGCCGTGCCCTCCTGGAATTAGCGACAGCCCTTCGGACGCTGGATCAACCTGTCATCGGCCGCATCGAAAACGATGCGTTTATCCTCGATTTGCGCTGCCTCGAAGACGAGGCCGCGTTCGTGCGCAATCTCGCGACCTTGCGAACAGGGGACCGAGGCTGA
- a CDS encoding TlpA disulfide reductase family protein encodes MLQSAARLVVSLFYAACVLACPPMSATAGPSEAPQTAVPAALKIVSGPEKHAFSLDDLHGNQRDLRAFAGKVVLVHFFATWCEPCVSEMASLQRLATTTRGKPFVILAVDVAEVDLRVRAFFEKQPVDFTVLLDRDRAVSKSWDVSALPTTFVLDTNLAPKFFIEGDLDWSRPDVLAAIESLYSAADQPPGKTISSK; translated from the coding sequence ATGCTTCAGTCGGCAGCCAGACTCGTCGTCTCACTTTTCTATGCCGCCTGCGTGTTGGCCTGCCCTCCTATGTCTGCAACCGCCGGCCCTTCAGAGGCACCCCAGACCGCCGTTCCGGCCGCGCTAAAGATCGTGTCCGGGCCGGAGAAACATGCATTTTCACTGGACGATTTGCACGGCAATCAACGCGACCTCCGGGCGTTCGCGGGAAAAGTTGTGCTGGTGCATTTCTTCGCAACGTGGTGCGAGCCATGCGTGAGCGAAATGGCATCGCTGCAGCGGCTGGCCACAACAACTCGCGGAAAGCCGTTCGTCATTCTCGCCGTCGATGTTGCCGAGGTCGATCTTCGCGTCCGGGCATTCTTCGAAAAACAGCCGGTTGATTTCACTGTCCTGCTCGACCGAGACCGAGCCGTTAGCAAATCCTGGGATGTCAGCGCGCTGCCGACTACATTCGTGCTCGACACAAATCTTGCACCGAAATTCTTCATCGAAGGCGATCTCGACTGGTCGCGCCCTGACGTTTTGGCCGCGATTGAATCTCTCTATTCCGCGGCAGACCAGCCGCCAGGGAAAACAATCAGCAGCAAATAA